In Oxobacter pfennigii, the genomic window TAGGTTTTGATTTATCTATAGTTCCAACGTATCTAATAGATAATTTCTATACAAAAATAGAGCATGTATTACGCTTACATGCTCTATCAAATACCAGTATAAATTTAGATTGCGGCTTCTCCTTCTTCTCCTGTCCTTATACGTACGGCTTCTTCCACATTATAAACAAATATCTTGCCATCACCTATTTCACCTGTACGGGCGCTTTTCATCAGCACACTTTTTATAATTGGCACATCCTCATCCTTTACGACCATGTCTATTACTACTTTGGGAAGCAAATCCATCTCGAATTTCTC contains:
- a CDS encoding P-II family nitrogen regulator is translated as MKHIKAVIKPEKLADVREALEREGCYRGVMISDIMGQGTQKGIIQAWRGEKFEMDLLPKVVIDMVVKDEDVPIIKSVLMKSARTGEIGDGKIFVYNVEEAVRIRTGEEGEAAI